One part of the Cyprinus carpio isolate SPL01 chromosome B12, ASM1834038v1, whole genome shotgun sequence genome encodes these proteins:
- the LOC109067510 gene encoding growth/differentiation factor 2-like translates to MQGLRYLFLLMSMNFATSVGLCEGKSLGEITSLEDAMFIMTEERSLEEEHEFNSKLENYLGFMKEDFLRKLNLSGVPQEHRKVQPPQFMIELYNKYAFDKTSIPRSDVIRSFVIQDVLYSIRQGNKTKHRLLFNVSIPNHEEITSVQLRLFTLWERSATTCADLFSSINVYDVEYEQSANILNLLDGRDVTEGRSTWEVFDVTRAVRSWQESGRGAGELEVEIEQDCESLDVSLALEHNSSAVLIVFSDDLRNRKGEVKEMLLHEKERVFLDDLVPVNQHLRRKRKATNNYCRRTSLKVNFKDIGWDKWIVAPPEYDAYECKGVCYFPLTDDVTPSKHAIIQTLVNLSNPKKANMACCVPTKLDPIAVMYQEKSVITVRHLYEEMKVAKCGCR, encoded by the exons ATGCAGGGTTTGCGGTATTTGTTCCTCCTGATGTCCATGAATTTTGCTACTTCAGTTGGGCTTTGCGAGGGAAAATCTTTAGGCGAAATCACCAGTTTGGAAGATGCAATGTTCATTATGACAGAAGAGCGAAGCCTTGAGGAAGAGCATGAGTTTAATTCTAAATTGGAGAACTATTTGGGCTTCATGAAGGAAGATTTTTTGAGGAAGCTGAATTTATCAGGCGTGCCGCAAGAACACCGAAAGGTTCAGCCTCCTCAGTTCATGATCGAGCTCTATAATAAATATGCTTTTGACAAGACTTCCATCCCTCGGTCGGATGTCATCCGAAGCTTCGTCATACAGG ATGTTCTTTATTCCATTAGAcagggaaacaaaacaaaacacagactgCTATTCAACGTTTCCATCCCAAACCATGAAGAGATCACATCAGTCCAGCTTAGGCTGTTCACTCTCTGGGAAAGAAGTGCAACCACCTGCGCTGACCTCTTCTCGTCCATCAATGTTTATGATGTAGAGTACGAGCAGAGcgcaaacattttaaatcttcTGGATGGGAGAGACGTGACCGAGGGCAGAAGCACATGGGAGGTTTTTGACGTGACCAGGGCTGTCAGGAGCTGGCAGGAATCTGGACGCGGGGCCGGCGAACTCGAGGTGGAGATCGAACAAGACTGTGAATCCCTggacgtaagcctggctttagaGCACAACAGCTCGGCAGTCTTAATAGTTTTTTCAGATGATCTCAGGAACAGAAAGGGAGAGGTAAAGGAGATGCTTCTTCATGAGAAGGAGCGGGTATTTTTGGACGATCTCGTTCCTGTGAACCAGCATCTCAGGAGAAAGAGGAAAGCCACAAACAATTACTGTCGGAGAACTTCTCTGAAGGTGAACTTCAAAGACATTGGATGGGACAAATGGATCGTGGCCCCGCCTGAGTACGATGCTTATGAGTGCAAAGGCGTGTGTTATTTCCCCCTCACAGATGATGTGACCCCCTCCAAACATGCAATCATCCAAACTCTGGTTAACCTGAGCAATCCCAAAAAAGCAAATATGGCATGTTGCGTCCCAACCAAGCTGGATCCAATTGCAGTTATGTATCAAGAAAAGAGTGTCATTACGGTCCGACACCTCTATGAGGAGATGAAAGTAGCAAAGTGTGGATGTAGGTAG
- the LOC109067507 gene encoding retinol-binding protein 3-like, which translates to MAQALLLLASLLFFSNVAHCDFSPTLIADMAKILMDNYCSPEKLAGMEEAIDAARDNTEILSISDPASLASVLTDGVKQTIFDSRVQVTYEPGFVPAKPPAIPDIPPEQLAEMIKGTVKAEVLDGNIGYLKIQHIIGEEMAQKVGPVLVEYIWDKILPTSAMILDFRSAVTGELSGIPYIVSYYTDPEPLIHIDSVYDRTSDVTIELWSMPTLLGKRYGNSKPLIILTSKNTLGIAEDVVYCLKNLKRATIVGENTAGGSIKINKIKVGDTDFYVTVPVAKSINPITGKSWEVNGVAPDVEVAAEDALDAAIAIIKLRAEIPGLVQAAATLVADNYAFPSIGDDVAEKLGAVAASGEYNLIPTKKELEAKLSADLLKLSGDKCLKATSNIPALPPNNPMPEMLLELIKVSFHTDVFENNIGYLHFDMFGDFEHVAKIIAEHVWNKVVDTDALIVDLRNNVGGSTSSIAGFCSYFFDGDKQIVLDHVYDRPSNTTRDLLTLTQLTGRRYGSKKSVIVLTSGATAGAAEEFVFIMKRLGRAMIIGEATHGGCHPPETFRVGESDIFLSIPISHSDTAQGPSWEGAGIAPHIPVPADAALDTAKSILNKHFSGQK; encoded by the exons atggcTCAAGCTCTACTTCTACTAGCATCGCTGCTGTTCTTCAGCAATGTGGCTCACTGTGATTTCTCTCCAACACTTATTGCGGATATGGCAAAAATTCTGATGGACAACTACTGCTCACCAGAAAAACTCGCCGGCATGGAAGAGGCAATTGACGCTGCCAGGGATAACACTGAGATCCTCAGCATTTCAGATCCTGCCTCCCTTGCCAGTGTTCTGACTGATGGGGttaaacaaactatttttgaTTCCAGAGTGCAAGTCACATACGAGCCAGGTTTCGTACCTGCAAAACCCCCAGCTATACCTGACATCCCACCAGAGCAACTGGCCGAAATGATCAAAGGCACTGTCAAAGCTGAGGTCCTGGATGGTAACATTGGTTACTTGAAGATCCAACACATCATTGGAGAGGAGATGGCTCAGAAAGTTGGGCCTGTTTTGGTGGAGTACATCTGGGATAAAATCCTCCCAACATCCGCCATGATTCTTGACTTCCGCAGTGCAGTCACCGGTGAGCTGTCTGGGATCCCATACATTGTGTCCTACTACACCGATCCTGAGCCTCTTATCCACATTGATTCTGTGTATGATCGCACCTCCGATGTCACCATAGAGCTATGGTCCATGCCAACCCTATTGGGAAAAAGGTATGGGAACTCCAAACCCTTGATCATTCTGACAAGCAAGAATACTCTTGGGATTGCAGAAGATGTTGTATATTGCCTTAAAAACCTTAAAAGGGCCACCATCGTTGGGGAGAACACAGCTGGAGGAagtataaaaatcaacaaaatcaagGTGGGTGACACTGACTTCTATGTGACTGTGCCAGTTGCTAAGTCTATTAACCCCATCACTGGCAAGAGCTGGGAGGTCAATGGAGTTGCACCAGATGTTGAAGTTGCTGCAGAAGATGCCCTTGACGCTGCAATTGCAATCATTAAACTCCGTGCTGAAATCCCAGGGCTGGTTCAGGCTGCAGCCACACTGGTTGCAGACAACTATGCATTTCCGAGCATCGGGGACGATGTTGCTGAGAAGCTGGGAGCTGTTGCGGCTAGTGGGGAATACAACCTGATCCCCACAAAGAAAGAACTGGAAGCAAAGCTCTCTGCTGACCTCCTAAAACTGTCTGGAGACAAGTGTCTGAAGGCCACCAGCAATATCCCTGCACTTCCTCCAAAT AATCCCATGCCTGAGATGTTGCTTGAGCTCATCAAAGTTTCATTCCACACTGATGTATTTGAAAACAACATTGGTTACCTTCACTTTGACATGTTTGGAGACTTTGAACATGTCGCTAAGATCATTGCAGAGCACGTCTGGAATAAAGTAGTTGACACTGACGCGCTGATCGTTGATTTAAG GAACAATGTTGGTGGGTCCACCTCCTCCATTGCTGGCTTTTGCTCATACTTCTTTGACGGAGACAAGCAGATTGTGCTAGACCACGTGTACGACAGACCCTCCAATACCACAAGAGATCTTCTGACCCTTACACAACTTACAG GCAGGAGATATGGCAGCAAAAAGAGTGTGATAGTCCTCACCAGTGGTGCGACCGCTGGTGCCGCTGAGGAGTTTGTTTTTATCATGAAGAGGCTGGGACGTGCAATGATTATCGGTGAGGCAACCCATGGAGGTTGCCACCCCCCAGAGACCTTCAGAGTTGGCGAAAGCGACATCTTTCTATCTATTCCAATCAGCCATTCAGACACTGCTCAGGGCCCTTCCTGGGAGGGTGCTGGCATTGCCCCTCACATTCCAGTGCCCGCTGATGCCGCCCTCGACACAGCGAAGAGCATCCTCAATAAGCATTTTTCTGGCCAAAAATAA
- the LOC109067506 gene encoding retinol-binding protein 3: MNGQKMAGTVRVFALIIVACQVLLIDASFQPALVLDMAKILLENYCFPENLVGMQEAIQQAISSGEILHISDRKTLAAVLTAGVQGALNDPRLTVSYEPNYIPITPPALQSLSMEQLMRLIRNTVKLELMDNNVGYLRIDRIIGQETAAKLGHLLHDSIWTKVAHTSAMIFDLRFSTAGEISGVPYIVSYFSDSESLLHIDTIYERPTNTTQELWTMPNLLGERYGKRKELIVLISKRTTGAAEAVAYILKHLKRAIIVGERSAGGSVKVEKLRVGDSGFYITVPVARSLNPITGQSWEVTGVSPSVTVNPKEGIAKAKSLIAVRKSILKAVKRVSDIIKRFYAFKDKIPALLNHLAKTNFFTVISEEDLAARLNYELQSVFEDPRLNIKTLQGSSDKGQELDATPTTPSSFDHLNDPLFKLEILSGNIGYLRFDRFPTPAVLIELEDRIKEKVWQPVRDTENLIIDLRFNTGGYTEALPILLSYMFDASSNTHLFSIYDSIRNVTVDFHTLRNITGPSYGSRKGIYVLTSYYTAEAGEEFAYLMQSLHRGTVVGEITSGMLLHSRTFPVEETSLGITVPVMNFIDIHGECWLGGGVVPDAIVLAEDAVERAHEIIAFHKDIPALVQEAGDLLEKHYTVPEVAAKVRRQVQSKLIEGLYRSVVDYESLASQLTADLQETSGDHRLHIFNCEIEPESLHNVPKIPSPEEVGFIIDALFKVEVLAGNIGYLRCDMMEDIQVLRAIGPELVKVVWNKLVNTDMLIIDLRYNTGGYSTAIPLLCTYFFDAQPLKHLYTIFDHSERNATKVMTLPQVLGQRYGSQKDIYILTSHITGSAAEAFTRTMKDLKRATIIGEPTIGGALSSGTYQIGNSILYASIPNRAVLSAVSGKAWSVSGVEPHTAAQASDALNVAQKIISAKHQKKKSGK; this comes from the coding sequence ATGAATGGACAAAAGATGGCAGGGACTGTAAGAGTTTTTGCCCTGATCATAGTCGCTTGTCAGGTCCTGCTCATCGATGCATCATTTCAGCCTGCACTTGTCTTGGACATGGCTAAAATTCTGCTCGAAAACTACTGCTTCCCAGAGAATCTAGTTGGAATGCAGGAGGCAATCCAACAAGCCATAAGCAGCGGAGAGATCCTACACATCTCTGATCGGAAAACACTGGCAGCTGTACTGACTGCCGGCGTTCAAGGTGCACTCAATGACCCCAGACTGACCGTGTCTTACGAGCCTAATTATATTCCGATCACGCCACCTGCACTTCAGTCGCTGTCCATGGAACAGCTGATGCGGCTAATCAGGAATACTGTTAAACTGGAGCTGATGGATAACAACGTCGGTTACCTGAGGATTGACCGTATTATAGGTCAGGAGACTGCGGCCAAATTGGGACACCTCCTTCATGACAGCATCTGGACGAAGGTTGCCCATACATCAGCGATGATCTTTGATCTGCGTTTTAGCACAGCAGGAGAGATCTCAGGTGTGCCATACATAGTTTCATATTTTTCAGACTCTGAATCACTTTTGCACATAGACACAATCTATGAACGACCCACCAACACTACACAGGAGCTATGGACGATGCCGAATCTCCTGGGTGAACGATACGGGAAGAGAAAAGAGCTGATCGTTTTAATCAGCAAGCGCACCACAGGCGCGGCAGAAGCTGTTGCATACATCTTAAAACACCTAAAAAGAGCCATCATTGTTGGAGAAAGGTCGGCCGGTGGGTCGGTTAAGGTTGAAAAGTTAAGGGTTGGGGATTCAGGGTTTTATATTACGGTCCCTGTTGCTAGATCTTTGAACCCCATCACAGGACAGAGTTGGGAAGTGACCGGGGTGTCGCCATCCGTTACCGTCAACCCAAAGGAAGGAATCGCCAAAGCCAAATCCCTCATCGCTGTCAGGAAATCAATACTGAAAGCAGTTAAAAGAGTGTCAGATATTATTAAAcgattttatgcatttaaagatAAAATCCCAGCTTTGCTAAATCATCTTGCTAAAACTAATTTTTTCACAGTGATTTCTGAAGAGGATCTGGCAGCAAGACTTAATTATGAGCTGCAGTCCGTCTTTGAAGACCCTCGTTTAAATATCAAGACTTTGCAAGGATCGTCTGACAAAGGGCAAGAACTGGACGCAACACCCACAACCCCTTCATCTTTTGATCATCTAAATGATCCATTATTCAAGTTGGAAATTCTATCAGGAAACATTGGATATCTGCGTTTTGACAGGTTCCCTACACCTGCAGTTTTGATAGAACTAGAGGATCGAATCAAAGAGAAGGTCTGGCAACCAGTCAGAGACACGGAAAACCTGATTATCGATCTACGCTTTAACACCGGTGGATACACTGAGGCTTTGCCCATTCTGCTGTCCTACATGTTCGACGCCTCATCAAATACCCACCTCTTTTCAATCTACGACAGCATCCGGAACGTGACCGTTGATTTTCACACCCTCCGTAACATCACTGGACCTTCCTATGGATCCAGAAAGGGTATTTATGTTTTGACTAGCTATTACACAGCGGAAGCTGGAGAAGAGTTTGCTTACCTGATGCAGTCCTTGCACCGAGGCACTGTTGTCGGGGAAATCACTTCTGGAATGCTCCTTCACTCCAGGACTTTTCCAGTTGAAGAAACAAGCCTTGGCATTACCGTCCCTGTCATGAATTTCATCGATATACACGGGGAATGCTGGCTTGGAGGCGGAGTAGTTCCTGATGCCATCGTGCTTGCTGAAGATGCAGTCGAGCGAGCTCATGAAATCATTGCGTTTCACAAGGATATTCCGGCTTTGGTGCAAGAAGCTGGAGATCTCTTGGAAAAACATTACACTGTACCTGAGGTTGCAGCTAAAGTGAGAAGACAGGTACAGTCCAAACTAATAGAAGGACTTTATCGCTCAGTCGTCGACTATGAATCTCTTGCATCTCAACTCACCGCAGATCTCCAGGAGACCTCGGGTGATCACAGACTGCACATTTTTAACTGTGAAATTGAACCAGAATCCCTTCACAATGTTCCCAAAATCCCTTCTCCTGAAGAGGTAGGGTTCATCATTGATGCCCTATTCAAAGTAGAGGTATTGGCTGGAAATATTGGCTATTTGAGATGTGACATGATGGAAGACATACAAGTTCTGCGAGCAATTGGTCCCGAGCTTGTCAAAGTTGTATGGAACAAGCTGGTGAACACGGACATGCTCATAATTGATCTGAGATATAACACAGGTGGCTATTCCACGGCTATTCCACTACTTTGCACCTATTTCTTTGATGCACAACCCTTGAAACACCTTTACACTATTTTTGATCACTCTGAAAGAAATGCGACAAAGGTTATGACCCTTCCCCAAGTGCTAGGACAAAGGTACGGCTCTCAGAAAGACATCTATATCCTGACGAGTCACATAACTGGATCAGCCGCTGAAGCGTTCACTAGAACAATGAAAGACCTGAAAAGGGCCACTATTATTGGAGAGCCTACTATCGGAGGTGCCCTCTCAAGTGGAACATACCAAATTGGGAATAGCATCCTGTATGCTTCCATTCCCAACCGAGCAGTTTTGAGTGCAGTTTCTGGAAAAGCATGGAGTGTGTCTGGTGTTGAACCACATACAGCAGCTCAAGCAAGTGACGCACTTAACGTTGCCCAGAAAATAATTAGCGCAAAGCACCAAAAGAAAAAATCAGGGAAATAG